One region of Deltaproteobacteria bacterium genomic DNA includes:
- the dxs gene encoding 1-deoxy-D-xylulose-5-phosphate synthase, whose product IQKIVENLLKNIPGIGESMLKVAKRLEDSLKGLVVPGMVFEELGFEYVGPIQGHRFDRLIQTFENVKKLNRPVLVHVATQKGKGYEPAEERPSLFHGVGPFDRETGLLRKKPDGPPAYTEVFGRILTRLAFEDEKIVAVSAAMPGGTGLKYFAGKFPERFYDVGIAEQHGVTFSGGLAAEGFKPVAAIYSTFLQRAYDQIVHDVCLPDLPVVFALDRAGLVGDDGPTHHGNFDLSYLRHIPNLIVMSPKDENELQNMIKTALDCGHPAAVRYPRGTGEGVELDPYPRALTVGEAERLTLGSDAAIFAVGHTVNPALRAARLLNRKGIHVSVINARFIKPVDRKMIRELAEETDCFVTVEENSLLGGFGSAVLEVIAEERLWDLRVHRIGLPDHFIEQGPQDLLRRKYGLDEKGIARQVERFLRTRRTDPALDFLHENKNR is encoded by the coding sequence TCGAGTATGTCGGGCCGATTCAGGGACATCGTTTTGACCGGTTGATTCAGACCTTCGAAAATGTGAAGAAGCTCAACCGGCCGGTCCTGGTCCATGTGGCGACACAGAAGGGAAAGGGGTATGAGCCGGCCGAAGAAAGGCCTTCTCTTTTTCACGGCGTGGGACCCTTCGACCGGGAGACGGGACTCCTCCGGAAAAAACCGGACGGCCCCCCGGCCTATACGGAGGTTTTCGGCAGGATCCTGACCCGTCTGGCCTTCGAAGACGAGAAGATCGTCGCCGTTTCCGCAGCCATGCCGGGAGGCACGGGACTGAAATATTTTGCCGGGAAGTTTCCCGAACGGTTCTACGACGTCGGAATCGCCGAGCAGCACGGCGTGACCTTCTCGGGCGGGCTGGCGGCGGAAGGGTTCAAGCCGGTGGCGGCAATTTACTCCACTTTCCTGCAGCGGGCGTACGACCAGATTGTCCATGATGTCTGTCTGCCCGATCTTCCCGTGGTCTTTGCCCTGGATCGGGCCGGACTCGTCGGAGACGACGGGCCGACCCATCACGGCAATTTCGATCTTTCCTATCTGAGGCATATACCCAATCTGATTGTCATGTCTCCCAAGGATGAGAATGAACTTCAGAACATGATCAAGACGGCCCTCGATTGCGGCCATCCTGCGGCGGTCCGTTATCCGAGGGGGACCGGGGAGGGGGTGGAACTTGATCCCTACCCGAGGGCGCTGACCGTCGGGGAAGCCGAGCGTTTGACCCTTGGGTCGGATGCGGCCATCTTCGCCGTCGGCCATACCGTAAATCCTGCCTTACGTGCGGCGAGATTGCTCAATCGGAAGGGGATTCATGTCTCGGTCATCAACGCCCGATTCATCAAGCCGGTGGACCGAAAGATGATTCGGGAACTGGCCGAAGAGACGGACTGTTTCGTCACGGTGGAAGAGAACTCTCTTCTCGGCGGATTCGGGAGCGCCGTCCTTGAGGTGATTGCAGAGGAAAGGCTTTGGGACCTGCGTGTTCATCGGATCGGTCTGCCCGACCATTTTATTGAACAGGGGCCGCAGGATCTGCTGCGCAGAAAATACGGACTCGACGAGAAGGGGATTGCCCGTCAGGTGGAACGTTTTCTGCGTACCCGGCGTACGGATCCCGCCCTTGACTTTCTGCATGAAAACAAGAATCGATAA